Proteins encoded by one window of Arabidopsis thaliana chromosome 2, partial sequence:
- a CDS encoding DNAse I-like superfamily protein (DNAse I-like superfamily protein; FUNCTIONS IN: hydrolase activity, inositol or phosphatidylinositol phosphatase activity; INVOLVED IN: biological_process unknown; EXPRESSED IN: sperm cell, root; CONTAINS InterPro DOMAIN/s: Inositol polyphosphate related phosphatase (InterPro:IPR000300), Endonuclease/exonuclease/phosphatase (InterPro:IPR005135); BEST Arabidopsis thaliana protein match is: DNAse I-like superfamily protein (TAIR:AT2G01900.1); Has 35333 Blast hits to 34131 proteins in 2444 species: Archae - 798; Bacteria - 22429; Metazoa - 974; Fungi - 991; Plants - 531; Viruses - 0; Other Eukaryotes - 9610 (source: NCBI BLink).), translating to MGKILKSKSSWPRTVVRKWLNLRSGAYEFHSDYPVKGMEPRRKSCSDMIVPENFQGWLGQGNGDLKHSTGEQHVTRVDDKLDLKMFVGTWNVGGKSPHEGLDLKDWLKSPADADIYVLGFQEIVPLNAGNVLGAEDNGPAAKWLSLIREALNNTNNLSPNELEHTKSSQQPRFSFSGLSDDTPIPCNSTPPRGYSLAASKQMVGIFLCVWVRDDLRKRITNLKVSCVGRGIMGYLGNKGSVSISMSLHETSLCFVCTHLTSGEKEGDELRRNLDVTEIFKRTRFSRSSKDSRPETIMDHDKVIWLGDLNYRLRASSDLHEQLRNHDWESLLEKDQLKIEQRAGRIFKGWEEGKIYFAPTYKYRINSDNYVVQTEKSKEKRRTPAWCDRILWKGDGMKQLWYVRGESKFSDHRPVQSLFSVHIDLKNQSNRKTKPVNQNHRPNPVLTYTCHGKVQAEEILLLTRAQSCIDTLPRLISSAS from the exons ATGGGCAAGATCTTGAAATCTAAG TCTTCTTGGCCAAGAACCGTCGTGAGGAAATGGTTAAACCTACGTAGCGGCGCTTACGAATTTCACTCTGATTACCCAGTCAAAG ggATGGAGCCAAGGCGAAAAAGCTGCTCCGACATGATCGTGCCGGAAAATTTTCAag GTTGGTTGGGCCAAGGAAATGGGGATTTAAAACATTCAACCGGTGAACAACATGTGACACGCGTTGATGACAAACTTGATCTTAA AATGTTTGTGGGGACATGGAACGTGGGAGGGAAGTCGCCACATGAAGGATTAGACTTAAAAGATTGGCTTAAATCTCCGGCTGATGCAGACATTTACGTGCTAGG gtttCAAGAAATCGTGCCGTTAAATGCCGGTAACGTACTTGGAGCCGAGGATAATGGCCCTGCGGCTAAGTGGTTGTCTCTTATCCGAGAAGCCTTGAACAACACCAACAATTTATCGCCAAATGAGCTCGAGCATACGAAATCATCACAACAGCCCCGTTTCAGCTTCTCAGGCCTCTCAGATGATACCCCAATCCCATGCAATTCAACTCCTCCTCGCGGCTATAGCCTTGCGGCGAGTAAACAGATGGTGGGgatatttttgtgtgtgtgggTTAGAGATGATCTCCGGAAACGTATAACCAACCTCAAGGTTTCATGTGTTGGCCGTGGTATCATGGGATATCTTGGAAACAAG GGCTCGGTTTCGATCAGCATGTCGTTGCATGAGACAAGTCTATGTTTCGTTTGTACGCATCTTACGTCTGGAGAAAAAGAAGGCGACGAGCTTAGAAGAAACTTAGATGTGACCGAAATATTTAAGAGGACAAGATTTTCACGTTCTTCTAAAGATTCTCGACCGGAGACAATAATGGACCATGA TAAAGTAATATGGCTCGGAGATTTGAATTATCGGCTAAGGGCGAGCAGTGACTTGCATGAACAGCTTAGAAACCATGATTGGGAATCACTTCTAGAGAAAGATCAg CTTAAGATAGAACAAAGAGCTGGTAGAATTTTTAAGGGATGGGAAGAAGGGAAGATTTATTTCGCACCAACATATAAATATCGAATAAACTCTGATAATTACGTTGTCCAAACCGAAAAATCAAAGGAAAAACGAAGAACTCCGGCTTG GTGTGATCGGATATTGTGGAAAGGTGACGGAATGAAACAACTTTGGTACGTGAGGGGAGAGTCGAAATTCTCGGACCACAGACCGGTTCAATCTCTATTTTCGGTACATATTGACTTGAAGAATCAATCGAACCGGAAAACTAAACCGGTTAACCAAAATCATCGTCCAAACCCGGTATTGACTTATACGTGCCACGGGAAAGTTCAAGCTGAAGAGATCTTGTTGCTCACACGTGCACAGAGTTGTATAGATACACTACCTAGACTTATTTCGTCCGCttcctaa
- a CDS encoding DNAse I-like superfamily protein (DNAse I-like superfamily protein; FUNCTIONS IN: hydrolase activity, inositol or phosphatidylinositol phosphatase activity; INVOLVED IN: biological_process unknown; EXPRESSED IN: sperm cell, root; CONTAINS InterPro DOMAIN/s: Inositol polyphosphate related phosphatase (InterPro:IPR000300), Endonuclease/exonuclease/phosphatase (InterPro:IPR005135); BEST Arabidopsis thaliana protein match is: CVP2 like 1 (TAIR:AT2G32010.2); Has 35333 Blast hits to 34131 proteins in 2444 species: Archae - 798; Bacteria - 22429; Metazoa - 974; Fungi - 991; Plants - 531; Viruses - 0; Other Eukaryotes - 9610 (source: NCBI BLink).) — protein MFVGTWNVGGKSPHEGLDLKDWLKSPADADIYVLGYAYNHINWFYRTFNILFLEFQEIVPLNAGNVLGAEDNGPAAKWLSLIREALNNTNNLSFSGLSDDTPIPCNSTPPRGYSLAASKQMVGIFLCVWVRDDLRKRITNLKVSCVGRGIMGYLGNKGSVSISMSLHETSLCFVCTHLTSGEKEGDELRRNLDVTEIFKRTRFSRSSKDSRPETIMDHDKVIWLGDLNYRLRASSDLHEQLRNHDWESLLEKDQLKIEQRAGRIFKGWEEGKIYFAPTYKYRINSDNYVVQTEKSKEKRRTPAWCDRILWKGDGMKQLWYVRGESKFSDHRPVQSLFSVHIDLKNQSNRKTKPVNQNHRPNPVLTYTCHGKVQAEEILLLTRAQSCIDTLPRLISSAS, from the exons ATGTTTGTGGGGACATGGAACGTGGGAGGGAAGTCGCCACATGAAGGATTAGACTTAAAAGATTGGCTTAAATCTCCGGCTGATGCAGACATTTACGTGCTAGGGTATgcatataatcatattaattGGTTTTATCGTACttttaatatactttttcTGGA gtttCAAGAAATCGTGCCGTTAAATGCCGGTAACGTACTTGGAGCCGAGGATAATGGCCCTGCGGCTAAGTGGTTGTCTCTTATCCGAGAAGCCTTGAACAACACCAACAATTTATC CTTCTCAGGCCTCTCAGATGATACCCCAATCCCATGCAATTCAACTCCTCCTCGCGGCTATAGCCTTGCGGCGAGTAAACAGATGGTGGGgatatttttgtgtgtgtgggTTAGAGATGATCTCCGGAAACGTATAACCAACCTCAAGGTTTCATGTGTTGGCCGTGGTATCATGGGATATCTTGGAAACAAG GGCTCGGTTTCGATCAGCATGTCGTTGCATGAGACAAGTCTATGTTTCGTTTGTACGCATCTTACGTCTGGAGAAAAAGAAGGCGACGAGCTTAGAAGAAACTTAGATGTGACCGAAATATTTAAGAGGACAAGATTTTCACGTTCTTCTAAAGATTCTCGACCGGAGACAATAATGGACCATGA TAAAGTAATATGGCTCGGAGATTTGAATTATCGGCTAAGGGCGAGCAGTGACTTGCATGAACAGCTTAGAAACCATGATTGGGAATCACTTCTAGAGAAAGATCAg CTTAAGATAGAACAAAGAGCTGGTAGAATTTTTAAGGGATGGGAAGAAGGGAAGATTTATTTCGCACCAACATATAAATATCGAATAAACTCTGATAATTACGTTGTCCAAACCGAAAAATCAAAGGAAAAACGAAGAACTCCGGCTTG GTGTGATCGGATATTGTGGAAAGGTGACGGAATGAAACAACTTTGGTACGTGAGGGGAGAGTCGAAATTCTCGGACCACAGACCGGTTCAATCTCTATTTTCGGTACATATTGACTTGAAGAATCAATCGAACCGGAAAACTAAACCGGTTAACCAAAATCATCGTCCAAACCCGGTATTGACTTATACGTGCCACGGGAAAGTTCAAGCTGAAGAGATCTTGTTGCTCACACGTGCACAGAGTTGTATAGATACACTACCTAGACTTATTTCGTCCGCttcctaa